A portion of the Hoylesella buccalis ATCC 35310 genome contains these proteins:
- a CDS encoding plasmid pRiA4b ORF-3 family protein, which yields MKSNKKAKITYQFKIKLRGITKPPVWRRVLVPANFTFSGFHAVIQEAFGWWNEHLYSFGDKPYSRVLTIAEVHDEDWSDTPDYNARAFTVGEFYGEKLDPKHKLCYVYDFGDDWIHDITLEDIIDELHPHASCTAGKGVCPEEDCGGPWGYEDMKENGEIDDSKDFDLEAANKTVEAVKPTGFEPW from the coding sequence GTGAAATCAAATAAGAAAGCCAAGATAACTTATCAGTTCAAGATTAAGTTGCGAGGTATCACCAAGCCACCCGTATGGCGGCGTGTGTTGGTGCCTGCCAACTTCACTTTCTCAGGATTCCATGCCGTAATTCAAGAGGCATTCGGCTGGTGGAACGAACATCTGTATAGCTTTGGAGACAAACCTTACAGTCGTGTGCTGACGATAGCCGAGGTACATGACGAAGATTGGAGCGACACTCCCGACTATAATGCCCGAGCGTTCACGGTGGGAGAGTTTTATGGGGAAAAGCTCGATCCTAAACATAAACTCTGTTACGTTTACGACTTCGGTGATGACTGGATTCACGACATCACGCTTGAGGACATTATAGATGAATTGCATCCCCATGCCTCGTGTACGGCTGGCAAAGGAGTCTGTCCCGAAGAAGATTGTGGCGGACCGTGGGGATATGAAGACATGAAAGAAAACGGAGAGATTGACGATTCCAAAGACTTTGATTTGGAAGCGGCAAACAAAACCGTGGAAGCTGTAAAGCCCACAGGGTTTGAGCCGTGGTAA
- the glf gene encoding UDP-galactopyranose mutase, translating to MEKQYDYLIVGAGLFGAMFAYLAHKNGKKCLVIEKRPQLGGNLFCENIEGINVHRYGAHIFHTSSKRVWDFVNSLVEFNRYTNSPVANYKGKLYNLPFNMNTFYQMWGVTTPEEANAKLDEQRSEAVKKMQADGVTEPRNLEEQALTLIGKDIYEKLIKGYTEKQWGRKCTELPAFIIKRLPVRLVFDNNYFNDGYQGIPKGGYNMLIKALLEGVETKVDTDFFENRKHWEGIADKIVFTGKIDEFYNYQFGNLEYRTVFFEQEVLNLSNFQGNAVVNYTDIAVPYTRIIEHKHFEKFGNEVNKCAHTVISKEYSVEWKSGMEPYYPVNNGVNNEVYLKYKQLADKETHVLFGGRLAEYKYYDMAPIVEKVLNMF from the coding sequence ATGGAAAAGCAATATGATTATTTAATAGTTGGAGCTGGACTCTTTGGTGCCATGTTTGCTTATCTTGCACACAAAAATGGGAAAAAATGTTTGGTTATAGAAAAGCGACCTCAATTAGGAGGTAATTTGTTTTGTGAAAATATTGAAGGAATTAATGTGCATCGCTATGGTGCCCATATATTTCATACTTCAAGTAAAAGAGTGTGGGATTTTGTAAATTCCCTGGTAGAATTTAACCGTTATACAAATTCACCTGTTGCAAATTATAAGGGGAAACTTTATAATTTGCCTTTCAATATGAATACTTTCTATCAAATGTGGGGTGTAACAACTCCAGAAGAAGCAAACGCAAAATTAGACGAACAACGCTCTGAGGCAGTAAAGAAGATGCAAGCTGATGGGGTAACTGAACCCAGAAATCTTGAGGAACAAGCCTTGACATTAATAGGTAAAGACATATACGAGAAATTAATAAAAGGATATACGGAAAAGCAGTGGGGACGCAAGTGTACTGAGCTCCCAGCATTTATTATCAAGCGACTGCCTGTTCGATTGGTTTTTGATAATAACTATTTTAATGATGGGTATCAAGGAATTCCAAAAGGCGGATACAATATGCTTATAAAAGCGTTGTTAGAAGGTGTAGAAACCAAGGTCGACACAGACTTTTTTGAAAACAGGAAACATTGGGAAGGTATTGCCGACAAGATTGTTTTCACTGGTAAGATTGATGAATTCTATAATTATCAATTTGGAAATCTTGAATACCGAACTGTTTTTTTCGAGCAGGAAGTACTCAATCTTTCTAATTTCCAAGGTAATGCGGTGGTGAATTATACTGATATAGCAGTGCCATATACACGAATTATAGAGCATAAACATTTTGAGAAATTTGGAAATGAGGTGAATAAATGTGCGCATACAGTTATATCAAAGGAATATTCCGTAGAGTGGAAATCTGGAATGGAGCCTTATTATCCCGTAAACAATGGTGTAAATAATGAGGTATATCTGAAGTATAAGCAATTAGCTGACAAAGAAACCCATGTCTTGTTTGGTGGTCGACTTGCAGAATATAAGTATTATGACATGGCTCCTATTGTTGAAAAGGTATTGAATATGTTTTAG
- a CDS encoding lipopolysaccharide biosynthesis protein produces the protein MKEQSLKEKTISGVFWKFLEKFSVQGVMFIQSIIMARLLDPSDYGLIGMVAILNGVCAILVDSGFTNALIRKKDRTPEDFSTVFIFNVVMNILMAVFMVVFAPIFADFYHQPVLKNIIYLFAIQSASGCLLAVQGAKMIVDLQFRTMSFINVVTTISTGLISVALAFYGLGVYALVIPNIVMIYIRFGLYYHYQHWFPGFKFSTQSFKELFSYGSKILISNLLNCIFGNIYPIVIGKKFSSAALGYYSRGEGYAALPSATVNDVISNVTLPILSRIQDDTQELSVIYRKMLRVSAYLVFPVMIALAAMARPLVIVMISEKWIPCVIFLQILCFSAMWKPISSLNMNLLQVKGRSDLFLRITIVEKILLILVVVVTVPMGVVAMCIGSVISAYFTLFINTFYTGKLIGVGFIEQMQDLSPSFFLSLIMGGLIYYICSLFAILPLQIIAGTIIGSLFYYIISKIFRFMELEYIGNIIKENVLIKIKRIK, from the coding sequence GTGAAAGAACAAAGTTTAAAAGAAAAAACCATATCTGGTGTGTTTTGGAAATTTCTTGAGAAGTTTTCTGTACAGGGTGTAATGTTCATCCAAAGCATTATTATGGCTCGCTTATTAGACCCATCAGATTATGGCCTGATAGGCATGGTCGCAATCCTTAATGGTGTTTGTGCCATACTTGTCGACTCAGGTTTTACAAATGCACTAATTCGTAAGAAAGATAGGACACCAGAGGATTTTTCTACGGTTTTTATTTTCAATGTAGTCATGAATATACTGATGGCTGTGTTTATGGTTGTTTTTGCCCCCATCTTCGCAGATTTTTATCATCAACCTGTTTTAAAAAATATAATATATTTATTTGCAATACAAAGTGCAAGTGGCTGTTTGTTAGCTGTCCAAGGAGCAAAGATGATAGTGGATTTGCAGTTTAGAACAATGAGTTTTATCAATGTAGTAACAACCATCTCTACAGGACTCATTTCCGTTGCATTGGCTTTTTATGGTTTGGGAGTATATGCTCTAGTAATACCTAATATTGTAATGATTTATATTAGATTTGGATTATATTACCACTACCAGCATTGGTTTCCCGGATTTAAATTTTCGACACAATCTTTTAAAGAACTTTTTTCTTATGGATCTAAAATATTGATTTCTAATTTGCTAAATTGTATATTTGGAAATATATATCCAATTGTCATTGGTAAAAAGTTTTCTTCAGCTGCTTTAGGATATTATTCGAGAGGTGAAGGTTATGCAGCATTACCTTCCGCTACGGTAAATGATGTAATTTCTAATGTTACATTACCAATTTTGAGCAGAATACAGGATGATACACAAGAATTATCTGTAATTTATCGAAAGATGCTGCGTGTTTCTGCTTATCTGGTTTTTCCTGTTATGATAGCACTCGCAGCAATGGCACGTCCTTTAGTAATAGTTATGATATCAGAAAAATGGATTCCTTGTGTCATCTTTTTACAAATTTTGTGCTTTTCAGCGATGTGGAAACCAATATCTTCTTTAAATATGAATTTATTGCAAGTTAAAGGACGTTCTGATTTGTTCTTAAGAATTACAATTGTAGAAAAAATATTATTGATTTTAGTTGTGGTAGTTACCGTTCCGATGGGTGTTGTAGCAATGTGTATTGGAAGTGTTATTTCTGCCTATTTTACTTTGTTTATTAATACTTTTTATACAGGAAAGTTGATTGGAGTTGGCTTTATAGAACAAATGCAAGATTTGTCTCCTTCATTCTTTTTATCTCTAATTATGGGAGGATTAATTTATTATATATGTAGTTTATTTGCAATTTTACCATTGCAAATTATAGCAGGCACAATAATAGGTTCTTTATTTTATTATATAATTTCTAAAATATTCAGGTTTATGGAACTTGAATATATAGGGAATATTATTAAGGAAAACGTCTTAATTAAAATTAAAAGAATAAAATGA
- a CDS encoding IS4 family transposase, giving the protein MNKGRYVFSQLCDFLPTDHFKWLIKKYEGNKYVKSFTCWNHLMVLLFGQLSNREGLRDLIVTITPFKSAFHHLGFGKNVSRSNLSKANEIREVKIFQEFADKMVSIAREKRGVVKDFFISNNVYAFDSSTISLCLSVYWWTKLHHGKGGVKLHELYDVKTDIPTFSVITDASVHDSQVMELIPYEKESFYIFDRAYMATRKLYIIEGAEAYFVVREKHKMPFEVIEDKEYNNPSSGIMADQIIRFKGYKTKKQYPNKLRRVVFYDYDGNRTFVFYTNNFEITAEQVAMLYKYRWRVELFFKWLKQHLRIKEFYGTSENAVKIQIYAAIIAYCLVVIVQECMGLKLQTYDVLRILSTALLTKMPLCDLLIEQKEEEFTEGKNLQLCLNFDG; this is encoded by the coding sequence ATGAACAAAGGTCGATACGTATTTTCACAGCTGTGCGACTTTCTGCCGACAGACCATTTCAAATGGTTGATAAAAAAGTATGAAGGTAATAAATATGTGAAGAGTTTCACTTGTTGGAATCATCTGATGGTTCTTCTATTTGGTCAGTTGTCTAATCGTGAGGGATTACGAGACCTTATTGTAACCATCACTCCGTTCAAGTCAGCGTTCCACCATCTTGGTTTTGGAAAGAATGTCAGTAGAAGCAATTTGAGCAAGGCCAATGAAATACGCGAAGTCAAGATATTCCAAGAGTTTGCAGACAAGATGGTTTCCATAGCAAGAGAGAAACGAGGAGTCGTCAAGGACTTCTTCATATCGAACAATGTCTATGCGTTTGACTCCTCAACAATATCATTGTGCCTTTCTGTATACTGGTGGACTAAACTGCATCATGGGAAAGGAGGAGTGAAATTGCATGAACTGTATGACGTGAAGACAGACATTCCGACATTTTCTGTCATTACAGACGCTTCAGTTCACGATTCTCAAGTGATGGAGCTAATTCCCTATGAGAAAGAGAGTTTCTATATATTTGACAGAGCGTATATGGCAACTAGGAAACTTTATATAATAGAAGGAGCAGAAGCTTACTTTGTCGTGAGAGAGAAGCATAAAATGCCGTTTGAGGTCATAGAGGATAAAGAATACAACAACCCTTCATCTGGAATTATGGCTGACCAAATTATACGTTTCAAGGGATACAAGACTAAGAAGCAATATCCAAATAAACTTCGACGAGTGGTATTCTATGACTATGATGGTAATAGGACATTTGTATTTTACACGAACAATTTTGAAATTACAGCGGAACAGGTTGCTATGCTTTACAAATACAGATGGAGAGTAGAACTGTTCTTCAAATGGCTGAAGCAACATCTGCGCATCAAAGAGTTTTATGGAACCTCGGAGAATGCTGTAAAAATACAAATCTATGCAGCTATCATTGCATATTGTCTTGTCGTTATCGTACAAGAATGTATGGGGCTAAAGCTTCAAACCTATGATGTTCTAAGAATTTTAAGCACGGCATTGTTGACAAAAATGCCATTGTGTGACTTGCTCATTGAACAGAAAGAGGAAGAATTTACTGAAGGAAAAAACCTGCAGCTCTGCCTCAATTTTGATGGGTAA
- a CDS encoding glycosyltransferase family A protein codes for MDSSDSILLQTYTHIEYIYVDDGSTDGTKDVVLSYKNKFEDRGISFQYIYKENGGVSTAVEKGLQYVNGEYLCWPEYDDWLTPDSIEKKVKYLEEHPDCAVVTSDAWLVSEKQVDCAYGVLSRYNPNRFDRNHFVQALLSNSVFTAACQMCRMSAFDATHINRKIYPSPIGPNWQILLPMYYKYCRGFIQEPLCYYLVREDSISNGNYKTFEKRKKAIEEFIKAIKNTLITIDMPTDDLHLYQDLLDEKYALDKLQLGYESMDREYFNQALDYFVERNKPIPKRFHTQQRVFKSNLLFSIMKISRKVKHFIKC; via the coding sequence GTGGACAGTAGTGATTCTATTTTATTACAAACATACACCCATATAGAATATATTTATGTAGATGATGGTTCTACGGACGGAACAAAAGATGTTGTTCTTTCTTATAAAAACAAATTTGAAGATAGAGGAATATCTTTCCAATATATTTATAAAGAAAACGGCGGAGTCTCTACTGCAGTTGAAAAAGGGTTACAATATGTGAATGGTGAATATCTGTGTTGGCCAGAGTATGATGATTGGCTAACTCCCGATTCTATAGAAAAAAAAGTTAAGTATTTGGAGGAACATCCCGACTGTGCAGTTGTAACCAGTGATGCATGGTTAGTTTCAGAAAAACAAGTAGATTGTGCATATGGTGTTCTTTCTAGGTACAATCCTAATAGATTCGATCGTAATCACTTTGTCCAAGCATTGTTAAGTAATTCGGTCTTCACAGCAGCCTGCCAGATGTGTAGGATGTCCGCTTTTGATGCTACACATATCAATCGTAAAATCTATCCATCTCCAATAGGCCCAAATTGGCAGATATTGTTACCGATGTATTACAAATACTGCCGAGGATTCATTCAAGAACCATTGTGTTACTATCTTGTAAGAGAAGATAGTATAAGCAATGGGAATTATAAAACTTTTGAAAAGCGAAAGAAGGCCATCGAGGAATTTATAAAGGCTATTAAAAATACTTTGATTACTATAGATATGCCCACTGACGATCTGCATCTTTATCAAGATCTATTGGATGAGAAATATGCTCTGGATAAACTACAGCTCGGATATGAATCCATGGATAGAGAATATTTTAATCAAGCATTAGATTATTTTGTGGAGAGAAATAAACCTATACCAAAACGGTTTCATACACAGCAAAGGGTTTTTAAATCGAATTTATTGTTTTCAATCATGAAGATTTCGAGAAAAGTTAAACATTTTATTAAATGTTAA
- a CDS encoding Coenzyme F420 hydrogenase/dehydrogenase, beta subunit C-terminal domain, with translation MINIEDKKDCNGCTACVNVCPVSCISMQTDDEGFLYAKANEDICIHCSLCVDTCPIQSPWDKQSPIKTLGAYNRDEDMCFVSTSGGVFTLLATPVLEDGGVVFGARFNENWQVNIDYVEQTEDLRLFRGSKYVQASVGDSFRKVEKFLQEGRKVLYTGTPCQVAGLNHFLGRTTYDNLLTVDVACHGVPSPMLWGRYLQEVKHTYFGGEAITHVNFRYKYDTWRGYRLTFKNKEQTYSVPRSEDPYMRAFFDGLSVREACYYCACKEGRNHSDITIADFWGAEHIEPDMENDNGLCLVIINSNKGEIAFPYEKVRYKETDLERAKIYNEGLHEHTKRHVKRDSFFNYINKADSVIETMEKIMKPTYTVRLRTKMSQYRWHFSKIYHRIIGK, from the coding sequence ATGATAAATATTGAAGATAAGAAAGATTGTAACGGATGCACAGCTTGCGTAAATGTTTGTCCTGTCAGTTGTATTTCCATGCAAACGGATGATGAAGGCTTTCTATATGCGAAGGCAAATGAAGATATTTGTATTCATTGCTCATTGTGTGTAGATACCTGCCCAATCCAAAGTCCCTGGGACAAGCAGTCTCCGATTAAGACTCTTGGTGCCTATAATAGGGACGAAGACATGTGTTTCGTGAGTACTTCTGGCGGGGTTTTTACATTGTTAGCAACACCTGTTTTAGAAGATGGAGGAGTTGTATTTGGAGCACGATTTAATGAAAACTGGCAGGTAAATATTGATTATGTAGAGCAAACTGAGGACTTAAGACTATTTAGGGGATCTAAATATGTTCAAGCCAGTGTAGGTGATTCTTTTCGTAAAGTAGAAAAGTTTTTACAAGAAGGACGCAAAGTTTTATATACAGGTACACCATGCCAAGTTGCAGGCTTAAATCATTTTTTAGGAAGAACTACTTATGATAATCTATTGACAGTAGATGTTGCTTGTCACGGGGTTCCAAGTCCTATGCTTTGGGGTCGATATCTCCAAGAGGTTAAACATACATATTTTGGAGGTGAAGCAATTACCCATGTTAATTTTAGATATAAATATGATACTTGGAGAGGATATCGGCTGACATTTAAGAATAAGGAACAGACTTATTCTGTCCCACGTTCTGAAGATCCTTATATGCGTGCTTTTTTCGATGGGCTTTCTGTACGTGAGGCATGCTATTACTGCGCCTGTAAAGAGGGGCGGAACCATTCAGACATAACAATTGCTGATTTTTGGGGAGCAGAGCATATAGAGCCTGATATGGAAAATGATAACGGTCTATGTTTAGTAATCATTAATTCAAATAAGGGAGAAATTGCTTTTCCTTATGAAAAAGTAAGGTACAAAGAAACAGATTTGGAGAGAGCGAAAATTTATAATGAAGGTTTGCACGAACATACAAAAAGGCACGTTAAAAGAGATTCGTTTTTTAATTATATCAATAAGGCAGATTCTGTGATCGAAACTATGGAGAAAATAATGAAACCAACGTACACGGTGAGGCTTCGAACAAAAATGAGTCAATATCGTTGGCATTTTTCAAAAATCTATCATAGAATAATTGGAAAATGA
- a CDS encoding polysaccharide pyruvyl transferase family protein, which translates to MKIGIYTLPLNYNYGGLLQAYALQTVLERMGHEVVVIDRPYIKKVNIFNHPRELLRRLKAKYIGKKNIRIFNEAYEHKVYPGIEVNTRKFINQYIHHITIDKPNLLSKNNFDAIVVGSDQIWRAGILGNSKNRYNSFLEFAKDWDCKRIAYAPSFGVDTWEYSDDETKVCQRLIKSFDAISVREQSGIKLCKEHLYVDAKRVLDPTLLLTKEDYIKLLHQFTFSNQRQEKLMAYILDESDWKMRIVNTCATQLNIKAFKVNSKADDIWAPIEERIQPPVEDWIRGFRDSDYIVTDSFHACVFSIIFGKPFIVIGNKNRGMARFTSLLEMFGLEDRLVDSDFNGKLPKSSIEDAQLKLKILSQESIAWLKDAIEN; encoded by the coding sequence ATGAAAATTGGAATCTACACATTACCTCTGAACTATAATTATGGAGGATTATTGCAGGCTTATGCGTTACAAACCGTCTTGGAGAGAATGGGGCATGAGGTTGTTGTAATAGACCGCCCTTATATTAAAAAAGTGAATATTTTTAACCATCCAAGGGAATTACTACGACGGTTAAAGGCTAAATACATTGGCAAAAAGAATATCAGGATATTCAATGAAGCATATGAACATAAAGTATATCCAGGGATAGAGGTTAATACGAGGAAATTTATCAATCAATATATACACCATATTACAATCGATAAGCCTAATCTATTATCAAAAAATAATTTCGATGCTATTGTTGTTGGTAGTGACCAAATTTGGAGGGCTGGCATATTAGGTAACAGCAAGAATAGATATAATTCTTTTTTAGAGTTTGCTAAAGACTGGGATTGCAAACGAATAGCATACGCACCTTCTTTTGGAGTAGATACATGGGAATATTCTGATGATGAAACTAAAGTATGCCAAAGGTTAATAAAAAGTTTTGATGCTATTAGTGTTCGTGAGCAGTCGGGAATAAAATTGTGTAAAGAGCATTTATATGTGGACGCTAAACGTGTATTGGATCCAACACTCTTATTAACAAAAGAAGACTATATTAAGTTACTTCATCAGTTTACGTTTTCTAATCAGCGTCAAGAGAAACTGATGGCATACATTCTTGATGAATCGGACTGGAAAATGCGTATAGTCAATACGTGCGCAACGCAGTTAAATATAAAGGCATTCAAAGTTAACTCTAAAGCAGATGATATATGGGCGCCTATCGAAGAACGTATTCAGCCCCCTGTAGAAGATTGGATTAGAGGTTTTAGAGATTCAGACTATATTGTAACCGACAGTTTCCATGCCTGCGTATTCTCTATTATCTTTGGAAAACCTTTTATTGTCATTGGAAACAAAAATAGAGGAATGGCACGTTTTACTTCCTTGCTTGAAATGTTTGGTCTTGAAGACAGATTAGTAGACAGTGACTTCAATGGCAAATTGCCCAAAAGTAGTATAGAAGATGCACAATTAAAACTAAAAATACTAAGTCAAGAATCCATTGCATGGCTAAAAGATGCGATTGAAAATTAA
- a CDS encoding glycosyltransferase family 8 protein, translating to MMNIALCTDDRYANHCAICITSILENNKLEDCHIYVMTEGLLDENLKKFHYLEKYYKKPVEVKVIDGKIFEGLQVTGRLPRSMYFRFMLPEIINDSSVLYLDCDIIVRHSLRNLFNIDLTNYACGVVEDQCGDDVRMHNRINMFSRYFNSGVLLMNLDYWRKYDIAKKLIDYIANAGWLMCPDQDALNVVLEGKVLYLDYTYNFQQGFYGELTWLRADKWENVAKDRCSPIIVHYTSGEKPWHTDCVHPLKRDYDKYMMLHDCLYEKKNPGHSCVFYIVEKIVAYLRKMYQNFRKRNGMIVNKN from the coding sequence ATGATGAATATAGCACTGTGTACAGATGACAGATATGCCAACCATTGCGCAATTTGCATTACATCTATTTTAGAAAATAACAAACTTGAAGACTGCCACATCTATGTGATGACAGAAGGATTGTTAGATGAAAATCTCAAGAAGTTTCATTATCTTGAAAAATACTATAAGAAGCCTGTAGAGGTGAAAGTTATAGATGGCAAAATATTTGAGGGACTTCAAGTGACAGGACGACTCCCCCGATCTATGTACTTCAGATTCATGCTTCCTGAGATTATCAATGACTCATCTGTCTTATATTTAGATTGCGATATAATTGTTAGACATTCTTTGAGGAATCTCTTTAATATAGATCTAACAAATTATGCTTGTGGAGTCGTAGAGGATCAATGTGGCGATGATGTTAGAATGCACAACAGGATTAATATGTTTTCTCGTTATTTCAATTCAGGAGTGTTATTGATGAATTTAGATTATTGGAGAAAATATGATATTGCAAAAAAATTAATTGATTATATTGCGAATGCAGGGTGGTTGATGTGTCCTGATCAAGATGCCTTAAACGTTGTACTTGAAGGGAAGGTTTTATACTTAGATTATACTTATAACTTTCAACAAGGATTTTATGGTGAGCTTACTTGGTTAAGAGCTGATAAGTGGGAAAATGTTGCTAAAGATAGATGTTCTCCTATTATTGTTCATTATACATCTGGAGAGAAGCCATGGCATACTGATTGTGTTCATCCATTAAAGAGAGATTATGACAAATATATGATGTTACATGATTGTCTGTATGAGAAAAAAAATCCTGGTCACTCTTGTGTGTTTTATATAGTAGAGAAAATAGTCGCTTATTTACGTAAAATGTATCAGAATTTTAGGAAACGGAACGGAATGATTGTTAATAAAAACTAA
- a CDS encoding DUF4422 domain-containing protein: MKDPKVKIFVAAHKPAELLGDECYQFIHVGASLHPNIAINNAVKDNDNIDNISNRNGIYCELTGLYHIWKNIHNVDYVGLVHYRRYLAHKKVALNPHKVILSEQEIVEYMKHYDVIVSNKSKKQGERSGYFRIKEDIPEFCFYRFVKPAIIQLYPEYLEEFEKEFYINRLCAGNIIICSKQLFDDYCEWLFNILFLVEKQLDESSFGIAPRELGYFSEYLMNVWIRKNKLNVLYKPVLFIEDTSKWTRKLRLFMNLCGLEKFSSLLDNIYFKVKTK, from the coding sequence ATGAAAGACCCCAAAGTTAAAATATTTGTTGCTGCACATAAGCCAGCAGAATTATTAGGAGATGAATGCTATCAATTTATACATGTAGGAGCTTCATTACATCCAAATATAGCTATAAATAATGCCGTAAAAGACAACGACAATATCGATAATATTTCAAATAGGAATGGTATTTATTGTGAACTTACAGGATTATACCATATATGGAAGAATATTCATAATGTTGATTATGTTGGCTTGGTTCACTACAGAAGATACTTGGCGCACAAAAAAGTTGCATTGAATCCTCATAAAGTTATTTTATCGGAGCAAGAAATAGTCGAGTATATGAAACATTATGATGTGATAGTTAGTAATAAATCCAAAAAACAAGGTGAGCGTAGTGGCTATTTTAGAATAAAAGAAGATATTCCAGAATTTTGCTTTTATCGATTTGTTAAACCTGCCATAATACAACTTTATCCTGAATATCTTGAAGAATTTGAAAAAGAATTTTATATTAATCGATTGTGTGCAGGCAATATTATAATTTGTAGTAAACAATTATTTGATGATTATTGTGAATGGCTGTTTAATATACTATTTTTAGTTGAAAAACAATTGGATGAAAGCTCATTTGGGATTGCTCCACGAGAATTGGGATATTTTTCTGAATATTTAATGAATGTGTGGATACGTAAAAACAAACTTAACGTACTTTATAAGCCTGTATTGTTTATAGAAGATACAAGTAAATGGACGCGAAAGTTACGCTTATTTATGAATCTTTGTGGACTAGAAAAATTCTCTTCATTATTAGATAATATTTATTTTAAGGTAAAGACTAAATGA
- a CDS encoding glycosyltransferase family 2 protein, whose translation MNKATPLVSVIIPIYQADKTLCKALDSVLGQTLTEFEVILIDDGSTDNSGYICDEYVRKDKRVKVVHQCNKGVSAARQCGIERARGEYSIHVDPDDWVEPEMLQELYRCAKRHDTDMVICDFYINSPVKQSYIRQKPSSLESRVVLKEIFDHLMGSCCNKLIRTACYRKYNISFPNEVSFCEDEYVICSLLKHDIKVDYLPKAFYHYVKDSAQGSLSKHYNKNSLHKDLQLRELYATLLQGTGVEEHAYQRKSAAMVSRAFIFGKEVFTSAEFHEIFYRYKNIILASPYSLFEKILLYVSMLGFYQPTIKIVSALIHFKHKLLS comes from the coding sequence ATGAATAAAGCAACCCCTCTCGTCTCTGTTATTATTCCTATATATCAGGCAGACAAGACACTATGTAAGGCTTTGGATAGTGTATTAGGTCAGACTCTTACCGAGTTTGAGGTTATCCTGATAGATGATGGGAGTACAGATAATTCAGGATATATTTGTGATGAATATGTACGCAAGGACAAGCGGGTAAAGGTTGTTCATCAATGCAACAAGGGTGTTTCTGCCGCACGACAATGCGGTATAGAACGTGCAAGAGGTGAGTATTCCATACATGTGGATCCTGATGATTGGGTAGAACCAGAGATGTTGCAAGAACTTTATAGGTGTGCCAAAAGACATGATACAGATATGGTGATTTGTGATTTCTATATTAATAGTCCTGTTAAGCAAAGCTATATTAGGCAGAAACCGTCATCATTGGAAAGTAGGGTTGTACTTAAAGAAATATTTGATCATCTTATGGGATCTTGCTGTAATAAACTCATTAGAACAGCATGCTATCGTAAATATAATATTTCGTTTCCAAATGAAGTGTCGTTTTGTGAAGATGAATATGTTATTTGTTCACTTCTTAAGCATGATATCAAAGTGGATTATTTACCCAAAGCTTTTTATCATTATGTCAAAGATTCTGCGCAAGGCTCTCTTTCCAAACACTATAACAAGAATTCACTTCACAAAGATTTGCAATTAAGAGAACTTTATGCAACTCTTTTACAAGGAACTGGTGTTGAAGAGCATGCTTATCAACGTAAATCTGCTGCCATGGTTTCAAGAGCCTTCATTTTTGGTAAAGAAGTATTTACTTCTGCAGAGTTTCATGAAATATTTTATAGGTACAAAAATATTATTTTGGCTTCGCCATATTCTCTTTTTGAAAAGATACTTTTGTATGTCTCGATGCTTGGTTTTTATCAACCAACCATAAAAATAGTATCTGCTCTTATTCATTTCAAGCATAAACTTTTGTCGTGA